The following coding sequences are from one uncultured Cohaesibacter sp. window:
- the yjfF gene encoding galactofuranose ABC transporter, permease protein YjfF, with protein MKSPRLPLYLTMATFFLAYLLCIWEFPTMFSTRVVANLLTDNAFLGITAVGMTFVILTGGIDLSVGAVIAFTGVFIAVILRDTSIHPLVAFGLVLAITIAFGAAEGAIVHYLEMPAFIVTLAGMFLMRGMAYVLSTDSVPVTHEFYDVLQSIYWKAPGGGRFRLIGGIMLLVFIGAMIVLHRTKFGKNVYALGGGVQTAQLMGVPIARTTILIYATSGGLAGLAGIVYSLYTSAGYSLSTVGVELDAIAAVVIGGTLLSGGTGFVAGTFFGILIMGLIQTYIVFDGTLSSWWTKIVIGILLFTFIMLQKVLAWATTARRKPATEFAMRS; from the coding sequence ATGAAATCGCCAAGGCTGCCGCTTTATTTGACCATGGCGACCTTTTTTCTCGCCTATCTGCTGTGCATCTGGGAATTTCCCACCATGTTCTCCACGCGGGTGGTCGCCAACCTGCTAACAGATAATGCCTTTTTGGGCATTACAGCTGTGGGGATGACTTTTGTCATTCTGACCGGCGGCATCGATCTTTCAGTTGGCGCGGTGATCGCATTCACTGGTGTGTTTATTGCGGTCATCCTGCGGGATACATCCATTCACCCGCTCGTTGCATTCGGTTTGGTGCTGGCCATCACCATCGCATTTGGCGCCGCGGAAGGTGCCATTGTCCACTATCTGGAGATGCCGGCTTTCATTGTGACGCTCGCCGGAATGTTTCTCATGCGCGGGATGGCTTACGTTCTGTCAACGGATTCCGTTCCCGTCACCCATGAGTTCTATGATGTCTTGCAGTCAATCTACTGGAAGGCGCCCGGCGGTGGTCGTTTCAGGCTGATCGGCGGCATCATGTTGCTTGTCTTCATTGGGGCCATGATCGTTCTGCACCGCACCAAGTTCGGCAAGAATGTCTATGCGCTCGGCGGAGGTGTGCAAACAGCTCAGTTGATGGGGGTTCCCATCGCCCGCACGACCATTCTTATATATGCTACATCTGGCGGCTTGGCCGGGCTTGCAGGAATCGTCTATTCCCTCTACACATCGGCTGGCTATTCATTGTCGACGGTAGGTGTGGAGCTTGACGCAATTGCTGCAGTTGTCATCGGGGGGACCTTGCTCAGCGGTGGCACCGGGTTCGTAGCCGGAACATTCTTCGGCATACTTATCATGGGCTTGATCCAGACCTACATTGTCTTTGATGGCACATTATCAAGTTGGTGGACCAAGATCGTAATCGGCATTCTGCTGTTCACCTTCATCATGCTGCAAAAGGTACTGGCTTGGGCGACGACGGCGAGAAGAAAACCAGCAACAGAATTCGCGATGCGATCATGA
- a CDS encoding ABC transporter permease, producing MMSSTLRRIAPQLIILAVVILLNFIVFPGFFSIEFQNGRLFGNIIDVLNRGAPVALLATGMTLVIATKGIDLSVGAVMAIAGAVAASVVSAGGGWFPALLAALAAGLACGSWNGILVSYFRVQPIVATLVLMVAGRGIAQLITEGKIMTFHNPGLIHLGAGTILGVPTPVYIWIIMGLLVTYTVRRTALGMLIEAIGINETSSRLAGINSRVLLVAVYLVTGFCAALAGVVVAADIKGADANNAGLWMELDAILAVVIGGNSLLGGRFSIIASLLGALIIQSVNSVILLSGMPPEFNLVIKALLIIAILFIQSPTVQHAIYLFRAKTPPHAPSENGAKNNQTAKESLS from the coding sequence ATGATGAGCAGTACTCTTAGGCGCATCGCGCCACAGCTCATAATCCTCGCAGTCGTAATTCTTCTGAATTTCATCGTCTTTCCGGGGTTCTTTTCAATCGAGTTCCAGAATGGGCGCCTGTTTGGCAACATCATTGATGTGCTGAACCGAGGCGCTCCGGTAGCTCTGCTGGCAACCGGCATGACGCTTGTCATCGCTACCAAGGGCATCGACCTTTCCGTTGGTGCCGTCATGGCGATCGCCGGTGCGGTTGCCGCCTCGGTTGTATCGGCAGGCGGAGGATGGTTTCCTGCGCTGCTTGCTGCCTTGGCCGCTGGATTGGCATGTGGGTCCTGGAACGGAATTCTGGTTTCCTATTTCCGCGTACAGCCAATCGTTGCCACGCTGGTTCTTATGGTGGCCGGGCGAGGCATCGCCCAGTTGATCACTGAAGGCAAAATCATGACCTTCCACAATCCGGGCCTCATACATTTGGGCGCGGGGACCATTTTGGGCGTTCCAACCCCGGTCTATATCTGGATCATCATGGGCTTGTTGGTGACCTATACTGTGCGCCGCACAGCTCTGGGCATGCTGATCGAAGCGATCGGCATCAATGAAACCTCGTCGAGGCTGGCGGGTATCAATTCTCGCGTCCTTTTGGTCGCTGTTTATCTGGTAACTGGATTCTGTGCAGCCCTCGCCGGGGTCGTGGTTGCTGCCGATATCAAGGGAGCGGATGCGAACAATGCCGGTCTCTGGATGGAACTGGATGCCATTCTTGCAGTGGTCATTGGAGGCAACTCATTGCTTGGAGGGCGCTTCTCGATTATCGCCTCCTTGCTGGGGGCGTTGATTATCCAGTCGGTTAACTCCGTCATCCTGCTTTCTGGCATGCCACCGGAATTCAACCTTGTTATCAAAGCGCTTTTGATTATTGCGATCCTGTTCATCCAGTCTCCGACTGTACAACATGCGATCTACCTTTTCCGTGCGAAAACACCGCCGCATGCACCAAGTGAAAATGGCGCGAAGAATAATCAGACCGCCAAGGAGAGTCTGTCATGA
- a CDS encoding sugar ABC transporter ATP-binding protein has translation MSTTPEPVLQATGISKFFPGAIALDDVSLSLYPGEVHALLGENGAGKSTLIKCLTGAYKRDAGTILLDGKEIDPRDPQDSLALGIGTVYQEVNLLANMTVAENLFLGWQPMRHGMIDNREMLKRSKEVLSGFGLDIDPSLLLSSYSIAIQQVVAIARAVELAGKVLILDEPTASLDREEIELLFSVVRKLTDRGLAVVFITHFLDQVFEISDRATILRNGRTVGTRQLADVTQTEIVTMMLGRQLEEAKKEKGKAVIGETILELKSYGRRGTIEPFDMILHKGEVVGLAGLLGSGRSETASVIFGSTPADQGTAKLRGETIKLDNPRSAIHMGFGLCPEDRKTDGIVGDLSVRENIILSLQARRGWTRPISRAKAEKIAEEYVKKLDIRLASLDMPIRLLSGGNQQKALLARWLATEPDILILDEPTRGIDVGAHAEIIELIQSLREQGMALIVASSELEELMTYSSRIVVLRDRRQVKELQGDEISIGAIVRSIADEGRVQQ, from the coding sequence ATGTCTACGACCCCCGAACCGGTCCTACAGGCGACCGGTATTTCCAAATTCTTTCCCGGCGCCATCGCGCTGGATGATGTTTCCCTCTCTTTATATCCTGGTGAAGTTCACGCGCTTTTGGGTGAAAACGGGGCAGGGAAATCAACCCTTATCAAATGCCTGACGGGTGCCTACAAACGCGACGCAGGCACAATCCTGCTTGATGGCAAGGAAATTGACCCGCGCGACCCTCAAGACAGTCTCGCTTTGGGTATCGGCACCGTCTATCAGGAAGTCAACTTGCTAGCCAATATGACCGTGGCAGAAAACCTGTTCCTCGGTTGGCAGCCCATGCGCCATGGCATGATTGACAATCGAGAAATGCTGAAACGCTCTAAAGAGGTCTTGTCGGGCTTTGGTCTCGATATCGACCCGTCCTTGTTGCTTTCCAGCTACTCTATCGCGATCCAGCAGGTCGTCGCTATCGCGCGCGCCGTTGAATTGGCCGGTAAGGTGCTTATTCTTGATGAGCCAACCGCCAGTCTCGACCGCGAAGAGATTGAGCTTTTGTTCTCGGTCGTGCGCAAATTGACGGATCGCGGTCTTGCCGTTGTCTTCATTACCCATTTTCTAGATCAGGTTTTCGAAATCTCGGATCGGGCCACTATTTTGAGAAACGGACGGACTGTCGGCACGCGTCAACTGGCGGATGTGACCCAGACCGAAATCGTGACCATGATGCTGGGGCGCCAGCTCGAAGAAGCCAAGAAAGAAAAAGGCAAGGCTGTTATTGGAGAGACGATACTCGAGCTCAAGAGCTATGGGCGTCGCGGCACCATAGAACCGTTTGACATGATCCTCCATAAAGGCGAGGTCGTCGGTCTGGCCGGATTGTTGGGCTCCGGGCGCAGCGAAACAGCCAGTGTGATCTTTGGTTCGACGCCCGCGGATCAGGGCACGGCAAAATTGCGTGGCGAGACCATCAAGCTGGACAATCCTCGTTCTGCCATTCACATGGGCTTTGGCCTCTGCCCCGAAGACCGGAAGACAGATGGCATCGTCGGGGATTTGTCTGTGCGAGAGAATATCATTCTTTCCTTGCAGGCCCGCCGCGGCTGGACACGGCCGATCTCGCGAGCGAAAGCCGAAAAGATTGCCGAAGAATATGTCAAGAAGCTGGATATTCGACTGGCCAGCCTCGACATGCCAATTCGCCTCTTGTCTGGTGGTAACCAGCAAAAGGCGCTGCTCGCCCGCTGGCTGGCAACCGAACCGGACATCCTGATCCTTGATGAGCCGACCCGTGGCATTGATGTTGGCGCTCATGCTGAAATCATTGAACTTATCCAGTCGCTTCGAGAACAGGGCATGGCGCTTATCGTCGCTTCCTCCGAACTGGAAGAACTGATGACCTATTCAAGCCGGATCGTGGTCTTGCGTGACCGTCGGCAAGTCAAAGAGCTTCAGGGGGATGAAATCTCCATTGGTGCAATCGTAAGATCCATCGCTGATGAGGGAAGGGTGCAACAATGA
- the ytfQ gene encoding galactofuranose ABC transporter, galactofuranose-binding protein YtfQ, with protein MKLSSILLASALVLAPMTAMAAGKTVGFSQIGSESGWRAAETTVTKQQAEERGVTLKFADAQQKQENQIKALRGFIAQGVDAIFLAPVVATGWDSVLEEAQDAEIPVILLDRKVDADPSLYMTAVTSDTVYEGEVAGKWLKDTMAGKDCRIVELQGTTGSSPAIDRKKGFEKAIADAPNLKIVRSQTGDFTRAQGKVVMESFLKAEGAANICALYAHNDDMAVGAIQAIKEAGAKPGKDIIVVAVDAVPDMHLAIANGEANATVELTPNMAGPAFDILDAYWKDGTMPEKWVQTESKLYTQADDNKAIYEMKKSLGY; from the coding sequence ATGAAACTTAGCTCCATTTTGCTGGCTAGTGCTCTTGTGCTGGCTCCTATGACTGCTATGGCTGCAGGTAAAACCGTTGGCTTTTCTCAGATCGGTTCTGAGTCCGGTTGGCGTGCTGCTGAAACCACTGTTACCAAACAGCAGGCCGAAGAACGCGGCGTTACCCTGAAATTTGCTGATGCTCAGCAGAAACAGGAAAACCAGATCAAGGCTCTGCGTGGCTTTATCGCCCAAGGCGTTGACGCAATCTTCCTTGCACCAGTTGTTGCAACTGGTTGGGACTCCGTTCTTGAAGAAGCTCAGGATGCTGAAATCCCCGTTATCCTGCTCGACCGTAAGGTTGACGCTGATCCTAGCCTGTACATGACCGCCGTTACTTCCGACACCGTCTACGAAGGCGAAGTTGCCGGTAAATGGCTCAAAGACACCATGGCTGGCAAAGACTGCCGCATTGTAGAGCTGCAGGGCACGACCGGTTCTTCTCCTGCAATCGACCGCAAGAAGGGCTTCGAAAAAGCCATTGCTGACGCTCCAAATCTTAAGATTGTTCGCAGCCAGACCGGCGACTTCACCCGCGCTCAGGGTAAGGTTGTTATGGAAAGCTTCCTGAAAGCTGAAGGCGCTGCCAATATTTGCGCTCTTTATGCTCATAACGATGACATGGCCGTTGGTGCCATTCAGGCCATCAAGGAAGCCGGTGCAAAACCTGGCAAAGACATTATCGTTGTAGCAGTCGACGCTGTTCCTGACATGCATTTGGCAATCGCCAACGGCGAAGCAAACGCTACCGTTGAACTGACACCAAACATGGCTGGCCCTGCATTCGATATTCTGGATGCCTACTGGAAAGACGGCACCATGCCAGAAAAATGGGTCCAGACTGAATCCAAGCTTTACACTCAGGCAGATGACAACAAAGCCATCTACGAAATGAAGAAGAGCCTTGGTTATTGA
- a CDS encoding TetR/AcrR family transcriptional regulator — MEKSVKQSSDNVAGQQPERRPRGRPKKTSDEAQREALADAAWPLFLERGFQRTTMSDVAKKAHVSLRTLYQLFPSKLGLFVAVVEAHRQTMIALPGDYDEIPVKQALMKIFCVDIAPEAQQRRMTVMAMFLEESRNFPELGAILEEYGPQQARKLLASWIERQITLGRMNVAEPAMAAHMLMDVAFGAMSLKFNNALALPGASERREYLLACFDMLINGIGPRPAD, encoded by the coding sequence ATGGAAAAATCAGTAAAACAGTCAAGCGACAATGTTGCTGGGCAACAGCCGGAAAGACGCCCACGTGGCCGGCCAAAAAAGACTTCAGATGAAGCGCAACGAGAGGCTTTGGCTGATGCTGCTTGGCCGTTGTTTCTGGAAAGAGGGTTTCAGCGCACGACAATGAGTGACGTGGCCAAGAAGGCTCACGTTTCTCTGCGCACGCTCTATCAGTTGTTTCCCAGCAAGTTAGGACTTTTTGTTGCGGTCGTTGAAGCTCATCGGCAGACCATGATTGCCCTGCCCGGAGATTATGACGAGATCCCCGTAAAACAGGCGCTCATGAAGATTTTTTGCGTCGACATTGCTCCCGAAGCGCAACAAAGACGCATGACCGTAATGGCGATGTTTCTGGAAGAAAGCCGAAATTTCCCCGAGCTTGGCGCCATTCTCGAGGAATACGGGCCGCAACAAGCCAGAAAGCTGCTGGCAAGCTGGATAGAAAGGCAGATCACGTTGGGGCGGATGAATGTCGCAGAACCAGCGATGGCCGCGCATATGCTTATGGATGTGGCTTTTGGCGCCATGTCGCTCAAATTCAACAATGCTCTGGCCTTGCCCGGTGCAAGCGAGCGCAGAGAATATTTGCTTGCTTGCTTTGACATGTTGATCAACGGAATTGGTCCAAGGCCTGCGGATTAA
- the fabG gene encoding 3-oxoacyl-ACP reductase FabG — protein MLTSIEGKSCIVTGASKGIGKGIAKVFASKGAKVLVVARGAEDAEKTVNEIRAAGGTAEYHCCDVSNWEDVQGMIAAAEEKFGGLDILCSNAGIFPQVKMIDMSPEDWDHVMATNLKSTFLCVKAAIPAFEKAGGGRIVVTSSITGPVTGFPGWSHYGASKAGQLGFLKTAAMELSRYNTTINAVMPGNIYTEGLQDLGQDYLDTMAASIPLKRLGAVEDIANAALFFASKEAGYITGQQIVVDGGQILPESLEAIAEI, from the coding sequence ATGCTAACCTCTATCGAAGGAAAATCATGCATCGTGACCGGTGCATCCAAAGGAATCGGCAAAGGAATCGCAAAGGTTTTTGCTTCCAAAGGTGCCAAGGTGCTTGTCGTGGCACGCGGTGCGGAAGATGCAGAAAAGACAGTCAATGAAATCCGCGCAGCTGGGGGAACCGCTGAATATCATTGCTGTGACGTCTCCAATTGGGAAGACGTACAGGGCATGATCGCTGCGGCAGAAGAAAAGTTCGGTGGTCTGGATATCCTCTGCTCGAATGCCGGTATCTTTCCGCAGGTCAAGATGATTGATATGTCGCCCGAGGACTGGGACCATGTCATGGCAACCAACCTCAAGAGCACCTTTCTGTGCGTCAAGGCTGCCATCCCTGCCTTTGAGAAAGCCGGAGGGGGGCGCATTGTCGTGACATCTTCCATCACCGGACCTGTGACAGGTTTTCCGGGCTGGTCTCATTATGGTGCCTCAAAGGCCGGTCAGCTTGGCTTCCTGAAAACTGCCGCGATGGAGCTTTCCCGCTACAACACCACGATTAATGCCGTGATGCCGGGCAATATCTATACCGAAGGTCTTCAGGATCTGGGTCAGGACTATCTCGATACGATGGCTGCCTCCATTCCGCTGAAGCGCTTGGGAGCCGTTGAAGATATCGCCAATGCCGCCCTGTTCTTCGCTTCCAAGGAAGCGGGCTATATCACCGGCCAGCAGATCGTTGTCGATGGTGGCCAGATCCTGCCAGAATCCCTTGAGGCAATCGCAGAAATCTGA
- a CDS encoding ABC transporter permease encodes MLSFDRSRSRIVLFIYGILALAFLYLPLVSVFFASISKGRYLSFPIRKYDLKWYGSVTESDTVRELLMISLKVAAIVTLVSMVVGFFGALAFARYHWRFRRLYQKLILLPIFFPQTVLGLSLLMWFNAIGVTPTWHTAVISHLVWISPIATLVISIRAYSFDPTLEEAARDMGCNTFQIMKEITIPLLMPGVVSAGLFSFLLSWGNFPLSLFTTGADSTLPEWLYAKMVSGYSPLVPTVGILTVLASGLVMAIALIAPSIPPLLARLRHGPVEE; translated from the coding sequence ATGCTGTCTTTTGATCGCTCTCGCTCTCGTATCGTTCTGTTCATCTATGGCATTCTGGCGCTGGCCTTTCTTTATTTGCCTCTGGTTTCGGTGTTTTTTGCTTCGATTTCCAAAGGACGCTATCTCAGTTTTCCGATCCGCAAATATGACCTCAAATGGTATGGCTCGGTTACCGAGAGTGACACGGTGCGCGAGCTCCTGATGATCTCCCTCAAGGTGGCTGCCATCGTCACACTGGTCAGCATGGTGGTCGGATTTTTCGGGGCGCTTGCCTTTGCGCGCTATCATTGGCGCTTTCGGCGGCTCTATCAGAAGCTCATCCTGCTGCCGATCTTCTTTCCGCAGACGGTGCTTGGCCTGTCGCTTCTGATGTGGTTCAACGCCATCGGCGTAACGCCGACCTGGCATACGGCCGTGATATCCCATCTGGTCTGGATTTCGCCCATCGCCACACTCGTGATTTCCATTCGGGCCTATAGCTTTGACCCGACGCTGGAGGAAGCTGCGCGTGACATGGGGTGCAACACCTTCCAGATCATGAAAGAGATCACCATCCCGCTGTTGATGCCGGGGGTTGTTTCCGCCGGGTTGTTTTCCTTCCTTTTGAGTTGGGGCAACTTTCCGCTGTCGCTGTTTACCACCGGGGCAGATTCGACCTTGCCGGAATGGCTCTATGCGAAAATGGTTTCCGGCTATTCTCCGCTCGTGCCAACGGTTGGTATTTTGACCGTGCTGGCGTCCGGTTTGGTGATGGCGATCGCCCTGATCGCTCCATCCATTCCGCCGCTCTTGGCTCGACTTCGCCATGGGCCGGTTGAGGAATGA
- a CDS encoding ABC transporter permease → MERLDRRLGTLSALPILVLLGLCFIAPMVVVAAFSIMPSKVFTLLNVPDFSSYVEIIQQGYWRSLAWSLGMALAATLILLIISWPLAFAMAKIFKRFTLVITIGVVMSLFVSENIRLFGWVLTLMKGGLIEGYWRYWTGSGFGGLLYNVPVIIFGLVYVYFPFMLFPLAQGISMVPDDARQAAEDLGASRLRVFLEIDLPLAAPGIVVGSLLTFVLSAGAVAESKLLGGQAVIVIADEVETAFTYGQNWPLGSAISMVLIMIIGGIAVWAVNRVDLDAIMGRKH, encoded by the coding sequence ATGGAACGACTGGACAGACGGCTGGGCACGCTGAGTGCGTTGCCCATTCTGGTCCTTCTGGGCCTTTGCTTCATCGCGCCAATGGTTGTGGTTGCGGCCTTCTCGATCATGCCGTCCAAGGTTTTTACGCTGCTCAATGTGCCTGACTTCTCCTCTTACGTTGAGATTATTCAGCAGGGCTATTGGCGCTCGCTTGCCTGGTCGCTTGGTATGGCACTGGCGGCAACTCTCATTTTGCTGATCATCAGCTGGCCGCTTGCCTTTGCGATGGCGAAGATCTTCAAGCGTTTCACGCTGGTCATTACGATCGGGGTCGTCATGTCCCTGTTCGTGTCCGAGAATATCCGCCTGTTCGGTTGGGTACTCACCTTGATGAAAGGCGGGCTCATCGAGGGCTATTGGCGTTATTGGACAGGCTCCGGCTTTGGAGGCCTTCTATATAATGTGCCGGTCATCATTTTCGGGCTGGTCTATGTCTATTTCCCTTTCATGCTTTTCCCGCTGGCACAGGGTATCTCCATGGTGCCGGACGATGCCAGACAGGCGGCTGAGGACCTTGGCGCCAGCCGCTTGCGCGTCTTTTTGGAAATCGATCTGCCGCTTGCTGCTCCGGGTATCGTGGTCGGAAGCCTGTTGACTTTTGTTCTTTCCGCCGGGGCCGTTGCCGAATCCAAACTGCTTGGCGGGCAGGCGGTCATCGTCATCGCGGACGAAGTCGAAACGGCCTTTACCTATGGTCAGAACTGGCCTCTGGGGTCGGCTATTTCCATGGTTCTGATCATGATCATCGGAGGCATTGCCGTTTGGGCGGTGAACCGTGTTGATCTGGATGCCATCATGGGGAGGAAGCACTAA
- a CDS encoding ABC transporter ATP-binding protein, which produces MSNLPILTIAGLLKVFGDFTALNNIDLKVEEGEFLAIVGPSGSGKTTLIRLLVGMDEPTNGAIFLRNKRMEIVPANKRPTCMVFQSLALFPHMTVGQNIEFPLKIKKMKPDARKARALELLDLLQLPQDYYSKRVNQCSGGERQRVALARALAFDPEILFFDEPLSALDYRLRKTLEKELKDLHQRTGKTFIYITHSLEEAMGMSDRIAIMRKGEFEQIAPADEIYTKPVSKFVAEFMGDVNLFDLGAGDAEGLAISQAAATTLGLDGTGTLMVRPENMKFVTGPEDAEISVTGKVTAEYNLGSRLQYEVMTSQGKRLIVETLRDDKYDGAFNDNVTLGWGARHSHVIRESA; this is translated from the coding sequence ATGTCAAACCTCCCAATTCTTACTATCGCCGGCCTGTTGAAGGTCTTTGGTGACTTTACCGCTTTGAACAATATCGACCTCAAGGTCGAAGAGGGCGAGTTCCTGGCTATCGTCGGCCCGTCGGGAAGTGGTAAAACCACTTTGATCCGCTTGCTCGTGGGTATGGATGAGCCAACCAATGGCGCTATTTTTCTGCGCAACAAACGCATGGAGATCGTTCCGGCCAACAAGCGGCCGACCTGCATGGTGTTTCAGTCCCTTGCCCTGTTCCCCCATATGACGGTTGGCCAGAATATCGAATTTCCTCTCAAGATCAAAAAGATGAAGCCCGATGCCCGCAAGGCTCGTGCGCTTGAGCTTCTGGATCTTCTTCAGCTGCCTCAGGATTACTATTCCAAGCGCGTCAATCAGTGCTCCGGTGGTGAACGCCAGCGCGTGGCACTTGCTCGCGCCCTGGCCTTCGATCCTGAAATCCTGTTTTTCGACGAGCCTTTGTCTGCGCTTGATTATCGCCTGCGCAAGACGCTTGAGAAGGAATTGAAGGATCTCCATCAACGTACTGGCAAGACCTTCATTTACATTACCCATTCACTGGAAGAAGCCATGGGCATGAGCGACCGCATCGCCATCATGCGCAAGGGTGAATTCGAGCAGATCGCTCCGGCCGATGAAATCTACACAAAACCGGTTAGCAAGTTCGTCGCCGAATTCATGGGCGACGTCAATCTGTTCGATCTGGGGGCAGGAGATGCAGAGGGGCTCGCTATTTCCCAGGCGGCAGCAACGACGCTGGGTCTTGATGGCACTGGCACACTGATGGTGCGCCCGGAAAATATGAAATTTGTCACCGGACCAGAGGATGCCGAGATTTCGGTAACCGGCAAGGTGACGGCTGAATATAATCTTGGCTCCCGCTTGCAATATGAGGTGATGACCTCTCAAGGCAAGCGCCTGATCGTCGAAACCTTGCGGGACGACAAATATGACGGGGCGTTCAATGACAATGTAACGCTTGGTTGGGGTGCGCGGCATTCCCATGTGATCAGGGAGAGTGCCTGA
- a CDS encoding PotD/PotF family extracellular solute-binding protein, protein MKLSRRSFTKGLALTAGVAAMGPLGSMGRARAAVDDRLNILCWEGYNTDDVLGPFRKLHPGANVRAESGTSDPDMINKLRAGEVNVWDLINVNQPWAKSQLYPGGLIKPLDKERFLPYFDKMTEEFKGPYPLAFADDGNLIGMPQRYGPFSFVVNTDKISRELAEDQGWKLFLDPKMKGRYGILTYDNWNIMHMCLTGDQNPFKPMDEAGFSTFRKTAEAIFGGSKMMSDDLVAMNMALVNGEIDAYFTGGTYTSSPARLDGLSNVRAITPKSGPIDGKGGVVWIELTSLVNNPNPTSLASDFLEFVQTPEICKAIGFAEGTYNPVAQMGSKEVFELWNAEELDAIQWDSLPEELERSVEYDAVASYDDLYKIYNEVKRA, encoded by the coding sequence ATGAAGCTTTCAAGACGGAGTTTTACCAAGGGTCTGGCGCTGACTGCCGGTGTTGCTGCCATGGGCCCCCTTGGGTCTATGGGGCGTGCCCGCGCCGCAGTGGATGACCGCCTGAACATTCTCTGTTGGGAAGGGTACAACACGGACGATGTGTTGGGACCATTCCGCAAATTGCATCCGGGTGCCAATGTGCGTGCCGAAAGCGGCACCTCTGATCCTGACATGATCAACAAGCTGCGTGCTGGCGAAGTCAATGTCTGGGATTTGATCAACGTGAACCAGCCATGGGCAAAATCCCAGCTTTATCCGGGAGGTCTGATCAAGCCGCTCGATAAGGAGCGGTTCCTTCCATATTTCGACAAGATGACTGAAGAGTTCAAAGGTCCTTATCCGCTGGCTTTTGCTGATGATGGCAACCTGATCGGCATGCCACAGCGCTATGGTCCGTTTTCCTTCGTTGTCAATACGGACAAGATCAGCCGCGAACTGGCGGAAGATCAGGGCTGGAAGCTGTTCCTTGATCCAAAGATGAAGGGTCGTTACGGTATCCTGACCTATGACAACTGGAACATCATGCATATGTGCCTGACCGGAGATCAGAACCCGTTCAAGCCGATGGATGAAGCCGGTTTCTCCACCTTCCGCAAAACGGCCGAAGCGATCTTTGGCGGCTCCAAGATGATGTCGGACGACCTGGTTGCCATGAATATGGCTTTGGTCAATGGCGAAATCGACGCCTATTTCACTGGTGGCACCTATACCTCCAGCCCGGCGCGTCTTGACGGTCTTTCCAACGTGCGCGCCATTACGCCGAAATCTGGCCCGATTGACGGTAAGGGCGGCGTGGTCTGGATCGAGCTGACCTCCCTTGTCAATAACCCCAATCCGACTTCTCTTGCATCCGATTTCCTCGAATTCGTGCAAACGCCTGAGATCTGCAAAGCCATCGGGTTTGCTGAAGGCACATACAACCCTGTTGCCCAGATGGGTAGCAAAGAGGTGTTCGAGCTTTGGAACGCAGAGGAGCTGGACGCTATTCAGTGGGATAGCTTGCCTGAAGAGCTTGAACGCTCCGTGGAATATGATGCCGTGGCATCATATGACGATCTCTACAAGATCTATAACGAAGTCAAACGCGCTTGA